The Dioscorea cayenensis subsp. rotundata cultivar TDr96_F1 chromosome 18, TDr96_F1_v2_PseudoChromosome.rev07_lg8_w22 25.fasta, whole genome shotgun sequence genome includes the window CATGACTGCAAGCAACCAGGACACTCACAAAAGTGATATCATTCGGTTTAGTTCTCTTTTTCCTCATCTCCTCAAACAGAGATATAGACTCTTCAGCAtgtccatggaaagctaaaccacCAATGATCGAATTCCAAGAAGATACATCCTTTtctctcatcccattgaagacTTCCAAAGCTTTCTCAATGCATCCACACTTCGCATACATATCAACCAATGCATTTCCAAGAACAACATTCAAATCATTTCTTGAATGGATCTCCAAAAGGGCCTGGTGTATCTTTTCACCGACATCTAAAGCCCCTGAATCAGAGCAAGCAGATAACAAGCTCAGCATCGTAACCTCATCCGGCCTTTCTCCAGCTTGCTGCATTTCCACAACCATTTTCATTGCTTCCTCATGAGTTCCAAACCGGACATATCCCGTGATCATAGTATTCCAAGTCACCACATCCCTCTGCGGCACTTGATCAAACAACTCTCTTGCACTCTCCATATTTCCTTGCTTCACATACCCGGTTATCATAACATTCCAAGAAACCAAATCCTTGcaaggcatttcatcaaacaattgTCTGGCAACATCCAACCGGCCTCTGTTTGCATAGCCAGCAACCAGAGAAGACCAAGCAGCCACATCCCTTCTAGCATTTTCATCAAAAAGAGCCTCAGCTGCAGCAAAATCACCACAATTAGCATGAAGATTTATCAGAGCagtcttaatatatatatccatttccAACCCCAACTTCAAAATCTTCGAATGGAACTGAGAACCAAGAAATGGCGATGAGAGTTTGGTACAAGCTCGAAGGAGGAAAGGGAAGGTGAGCTTGTTGGGCCGAGCACCGGATAGCTCCATGCGAGAGAAGAGAGACACAGCATCAAGCGGAGTGGCAGTGTGCGCAGCGCCGCGAATGACAGTGTTCCAAATGAAGAGGTCTGGATGGGGAATTTGGTCGAACAGTTGGAGGGCGTAAGGCATGGCGAAAGGGATAGAGATAGCGGAGCAGAAGATGAGCTCACGCAGGGTGGAGGGGTCGGAGAGGAAGCCCCGGACGACCATGAGGCCATGGATTTGCCGGAGAGCGCGGAGACTCCGGCACCATGGCCAGATCTCCGCGTGCTCTCGCTTCCTCCTCGACTTCCTGATCATCTCTTTCCATtcattaactttttttctctcaattgtCTTATGTGGtttataattcaaatatatgtgttattaatattatgctCGAATTAGTGATAAATAATCAATagaaatatttatgtttttttttaattttaacatgaaaaatagTATGTAACTTGCAGtgaaaaataatatgtaaattatAACTCCTtcttaggtagtgtttgtttggagggtttttgaattatatgtaacttgagttactggATTTTCTGAATGTGGTTCACaggatttcaaaaattaatgtaactcatattacatccaatgagggatttggttttacggccaaattgggcgtaaaaccaaatcccttatCTTTAAATGTCTTCAAATGCATAACTTGTGACCTATATGtgaccaattaaagaaaaacaaatatgattaaacatttatggatatttttgtggagtgaaaaattataaaaattaataataaatttaataataactttaataattaatttaataataaaattaagagttaaaatgattaatgtgataattaaaattattaataatatgctaaaaatatatgaaaagttgaaaatactttttttattgggttaaaaattaaatttaaaaattattaaatataataaaataaataaataaatatactaataaatttaataactaatttaataataaaattaatagttaaattaattaatacgatacttaaaatcattaaaatatttataatgtaaaaaaattttctaatttctaatttataaatatctcttatcaaatacaaaatcctATAATACAGCATCTACagtacatctaaccaaacattaGATTTAACTGCATTGTATTataaaatccatggattttcagttacattgtaactagaaatccactgtATTTACAGTTACactgaaccaaacgcccccttaatttgtaatatcatttaatttcttAAACATTTGGTTCGAGTGTGATCTTTAATTGCATTGCattatcttttcatttgattattattaaaactaattatatattttttttgctaGGTTTTTTTACTATAGAGTTAATAAACACTGTCAACGGCTGCTAAGTCAATTGGCATCGGGTTTCTTGTGTAGGTGGAGGCACTTCTTACAGTTAGTAAAAACTAATTTGGAAGATaccatataaataataaaaaaataactcaattttGTGAGTTCTTTACCTTCGACTCAAACAGTATGTTCATTAGTTCAAGTCATGATCATGATTCCACTCATAAATTACCCATGATACTAATATTACTTGACTCTCTTTTGCAAGCTttgtaaggttttttttttctgttatttgttttgttctgTCATCTATTGAAGGcggagttttatttttcttttttccttttcttctagtctttctactttatatatatatacatttcctcctttttaattttgtactctgtttttgtttttgttaagctATGATTAAGttaatttatcaatatatatatatatatattgctagtaagaaaaaaaaaattacaaatagagTTGTTTGCATTTTTTAGCTCTATTTCTCTGAAAAATTTCACATTACAACATATATATCTACAGCAAAATTGTTTAGAGTAGAAAACTTATAATGACCAACTCATTTATTTTTGagctaaaaaataatatgattttttgaGTTAAAAGATGATGTATTTGTATTATGGGgttatataaacaaacatatgaagtgaataataaataaaaggcaGTAGATGCCAAGCAGGTCTGACATTAAAAAGACACAATAGTTACACAATGAGAAGTAACAACAAATCAAAACCTATtgtgatatgtatatatatatatattctcaaaaCAGAGTCCAAAAGAGATTATCAACTCCTCCTGAAGACTCTGACCTTGAGTCCCTGAGCCATGGAAAGCACAGTCATCATCCTATAATGCACTGGATGATCAGGAACCAGCTTGAACTCAAAGAACCTACAAAGTATGGCCAATGTCATCTTCATCTGCAGATAAGCTGAGTCTCTTCCCAAACATATCCTTGGCCCTGCCTGCAACCATCCAAGCAATTCAGTCTCacaccttaatatatatatatatatatatatatcaggacTCAATTATATATTCTATGGATTCATAGTACCTGGAATGCAGAAAACTTGAAGGGTGAGAAACTTTGAAGAAAACCATCTTTTAACCATCTCTCAGGCTTGAAACATTTAGCATCAGGACCCCAATTGTACACCATCCTTCCCATGGAGTATGGCACATAGGTCACCAACCAACCAGCCTTCACTTTAGTCCCATCTGGTAATACATCATCCCTTATTGCTCCTTTAGGGTCCTGCTTTTCCTTATCAAACATGAGTTtaaatgttcatatatatatatatatatatatatataatggggtgtttgtgtgtgttttggtTCACCTGAGGAACAGCAGGATAAAGCCTAAGTGTTTCAGAAATGGCAGCAGTTAAGTGAGAGAGTTTTCCCAAGGAGTCATAGTTGAGGAGTCCAGCAAATTGTGAGACTTTGCTCTCAAAGGAATGATCATCATCTTTATCACATGTTATTAGTTTGA containing:
- the LOC120282898 gene encoding pentatricopeptide repeat-containing protein At5g15300-like, with product MPCKDLVSWNVMITGYVKQGNMESARELFDQVPQRDVVTWNTMITGYVRFGTHEEAMKMVVEMQQAGERPDEVTMLSLLSACSDSGALDVGEKIHQALLEIHSRNDLNVVLGNALVDMYAKCGCIEKALEVFNGMREKDVSSWNSIIGGLAFHGHAEESISLFEEMRKKRTKPNDITFVSVLVACSHGGMVERGREYFKLMRTEYGIEPNVRHYGCMVDILGRAGFLEEASKFVDEMKVEPDAIVWRALLGACRIHGNVDLGEHANKQLLKLRGGASGDYVLLSNIYASMGKWGGKEKLRKLMDDRKVAKEAGFAQIEGKNEELISFLLRPLSECTSSVIAKYVN
- the LOC120282174 gene encoding pentatricopeptide repeat-containing protein At5g15300-like, yielding MIRKSRRKREHAEIWPWCRSLRALRQIHGLMVVRGFLSDPSTLRELIFCSAISIPFAMPYALQLFDQIPHPDLFIWNTVIRGAAHTATPLDAVSLFSRMELSGARPNKLTFPFLLRACTKLSSPFLGSQFHSKILKLG